In a single window of the Myxococcaceae bacterium genome:
- a CDS encoding transposase encodes MLIVINSSYETRLSDRYDRKQWAVVLKLFQELHLHGGRPCKHSRRSMLDAIFYITRTGCQWRLLPHDSPWDSVYENFRRWEKVGFLKKLHDTLRLMLTRFEHL; translated from the coding sequence ATGTTGATCGTGATCAACAGTTCGTATGAAACGCGATTATCCGATCGATATGACCGAAAACAATGGGCCGTAGTTTTGAAGCTCTTTCAAGAGCTTCATCTTCATGGTGGGCGGCCTTGCAAGCACTCAAGACGGAGCATGCTCGATGCCATATTCTATATTACTCGAACAGGATGCCAGTGGCGTCTCTTGCCACATGATTCCCCTTGGGACTCGGTTTACGAGAATTTTCGCCGCTGGGAAAAAGTCGGTTTTTTAAAGAAATTGCACGATACCCTTCGTTTGATGCTGACCAGGTTCGAACACCTGTGA
- a CDS encoding helix-turn-helix domain-containing protein, producing MQMKHLHGHQTYQINKLRISPNNPVALKRWNALERFERALCKRLSSGDAAQIVGVSKATLYRWKARKTANLQSLIPKSRRPCSLRKTKVPHELRTRILELRREHPIEQLEKEMRS from the coding sequence ATGCAGATGAAACACCTACACGGTCACCAGACCTATCAGATAAACAAGCTTCGCATAAGCCCTAATAATCCAGTGGCTCTGAAAAGATGGAATGCTTTAGAACGTTTCGAGCGAGCTCTTTGCAAAAGGCTTTCCAGTGGAGATGCCGCTCAGATTGTTGGAGTCTCCAAAGCCACTCTCTATCGTTGGAAGGCTCGAAAGACGGCCAATCTTCAATCGTTGATCCCGAAGAGCCGACGTCCCTGCTCTTTGCGGAAAACGAAAGTACCTCATGAGCTCAGAACTCGTATCTTAGAGCTTCGTCGTGAACACCCTATTGAGCAGTTGGAAAAAGAAATGCGTTCTTAG
- a CDS encoding FAD-dependent oxidoreductase yields the protein MEKCDVVVLGAGITGLALAYFLKDQCSVRVLEAKSLPGGVIQTIQAGSFLLELGPDCFMNQKPWGLNLALELGLQSELIESNEDQRRVYVLKNGQWIVSNHEDKSVTEFLGNRLRSGVNPNAFLSFKKGMQTWTDALARELGARLHLNEAVTSYALDQSIIHCRSGASFCARRIVSTLPAAETARLLGVDWSFLETTHTHSLYLAYPKSAFRKPLDAFGLIVPAAEHQAFSAVTFTSTKFNDRCPTDTLLFRVFTKSDAQRAQRDFESVFEPSAAPCLVRNFSLTYANPQYPENHFEQVAQIESMLPHGFQIAGSPYHGVGISDCVLRAKELSEKILKSN from the coding sequence ATGGAAAAATGTGATGTTGTCGTGCTGGGAGCGGGAATCACAGGCCTGGCTCTCGCCTATTTTCTCAAGGATCAGTGCTCGGTTCGCGTCTTAGAAGCAAAATCCTTGCCCGGTGGAGTCATCCAAACCATTCAAGCAGGGTCTTTTCTTTTAGAGTTAGGACCCGATTGCTTTATGAATCAAAAACCATGGGGGCTCAATCTTGCTCTCGAACTCGGCCTTCAATCCGAACTCATCGAGAGCAACGAGGATCAGCGGCGTGTATATGTTCTTAAAAACGGCCAATGGATCGTTTCAAACCATGAAGACAAATCCGTCACCGAGTTTCTAGGCAATCGTCTGCGCTCTGGAGTGAACCCAAACGCATTTTTGAGTTTCAAAAAAGGCATGCAAACGTGGACAGACGCATTGGCTCGAGAACTGGGAGCGCGTTTGCACTTAAACGAAGCGGTCACAAGCTATGCTCTCGATCAATCAATCATTCATTGCCGTTCTGGAGCTTCCTTCTGCGCTCGTCGGATCGTTTCAACGCTACCTGCCGCTGAGACCGCGCGATTATTGGGGGTCGATTGGTCATTCCTGGAAACCACTCACACCCACTCACTGTATCTTGCCTACCCAAAATCCGCCTTTCGAAAACCCTTGGACGCTTTTGGACTCATTGTCCCAGCGGCTGAACATCAGGCTTTCAGCGCCGTTACATTCACATCCACCAAATTTAACGATCGCTGTCCTACCGACACCCTTTTATTCCGAGTCTTTACGAAATCTGACGCTCAACGAGCTCAACGAGATTTCGAGTCCGTTTTTGAGCCCTCCGCAGCTCCTTGCTTGGTTCGAAATTTTTCTTTGACTTATGCCAATCCCCAATATCCAGAAAATCATTTTGAGCAAGTCGCGCAAATCGAAAGCATGCTGCCGCACGGCTTTCAAATTGCGGGAAGTCCTTACCATGGAGTGGGAATCTCAGACTGTGTCTTGAGAGCCAAAGAGCTATCGGAAAAGATATTGAAATCCAATTGA
- a CDS encoding PspA/IM30 family protein encodes MGLLQRFWTMLKSQLNYWIGKAEDPEKMLNQTLLDMQEQLMTAKRQVAIAIADERRLIQQYEQEKQNAEDWEQRAMLAVQQDNDGLASQALERQAEHLKLAAGFEENWRAQKQSVDQLREALSGLNQRIVDAKRQKNLLIARARRAEAQRTITETMTGLGRNSALDTMARMEEKINQMEAEAEATSELAGEIGHDPLLNEFKKLEPVKTSNALLQLKAKMGILSATPEIKQLERAEVRDK; translated from the coding sequence ATGGGATTACTTCAACGATTTTGGACAATGCTTAAGTCTCAGCTCAACTACTGGATTGGAAAAGCAGAAGATCCCGAAAAAATGCTGAATCAGACTCTATTGGATATGCAAGAGCAATTGATGACGGCCAAACGTCAGGTTGCGATTGCCATCGCGGATGAAAGACGGCTGATTCAGCAATACGAACAAGAAAAGCAGAATGCCGAAGACTGGGAGCAGCGAGCCATGCTCGCCGTGCAACAAGACAACGATGGCTTAGCCTCTCAAGCGCTCGAGCGACAAGCCGAGCACCTCAAGCTTGCCGCCGGTTTTGAAGAAAATTGGCGTGCTCAAAAACAATCGGTTGATCAATTGAGAGAAGCTCTTTCTGGGCTGAATCAACGCATTGTTGATGCTAAACGCCAAAAGAATCTTTTGATTGCCCGTGCCAGAAGAGCGGAAGCCCAGAGAACGATTACAGAAACCATGACCGGACTCGGTCGAAATAGCGCACTCGACACCATGGCTCGGATGGAAGAAAAGATTAATCAAATGGAGGCCGAAGCAGAAGCCACCTCGGAACTTGCCGGTGAAATCGGACACGATCCTCTTTTGAACGAATTTAAAAAGCTCGAACCCGTTAAAACCAGCAACGCTTTGTTGCAACTCAAAGCAAAAATGGGAATTCTCTCTGCCACTCCAGAAATTAAGCAGCTGGAAAGAGCAGAGGTTCGAGATAAATAA
- a CDS encoding chloride channel protein: MSIQLRDVAAAFCIGIASGLAGGGLALLLRFVQHKSYAYDSGSFLYGVEQATPEHRIITMFICSLLAGVGWWLFKRFRLIDILLQIVTVGMGSPLGREKAPRELGLLFSEILTKRFDIEAEKASFLHSCAAGAALAAVYNIPLSGALFSIEAIHKKWKISYLLVAVLLSVIAVHVSYLLLGDEPAYRFPSVSLSASLMGFALVFSPIVFQLGKLFAKASDWCSQNARDDWKTVPLCLLFFTLLGGLSTYYPSVLGNGKSPAELEFDSHIGFFYSLGLVLLRVLAPLSASYAGAQGGNLTPAFANGALFGGILGSAWLHLWPGSSIHAFALVCACGFLAASQNLPLTALVMALEFTDTRLEMLFPLAIVTLSVPLSRQYLR, encoded by the coding sequence GTGTCGATTCAGTTACGCGATGTCGCCGCTGCTTTTTGCATCGGCATAGCTTCGGGACTCGCAGGAGGTGGGTTAGCTCTGCTTTTGCGTTTCGTTCAGCATAAATCCTATGCTTACGATTCAGGTTCATTTCTTTACGGAGTGGAGCAAGCAACTCCCGAACATCGCATCATCACGATGTTTATTTGCAGCCTTTTAGCCGGAGTGGGCTGGTGGCTCTTTAAGCGCTTTCGCTTAATCGATATTCTTCTGCAGATTGTCACCGTAGGCATGGGCTCTCCTTTAGGTCGAGAGAAAGCACCTCGAGAGCTCGGCTTATTATTCTCGGAAATTCTCACGAAACGTTTTGATATTGAAGCAGAAAAAGCGAGCTTTCTTCACTCTTGTGCTGCTGGAGCGGCTCTTGCCGCCGTCTACAATATTCCTCTTTCAGGAGCACTCTTCTCCATCGAAGCAATACATAAAAAATGGAAAATCTCTTATTTGCTCGTGGCTGTTTTACTATCCGTGATCGCTGTCCACGTTTCCTATCTTTTGCTCGGAGATGAACCGGCTTACCGTTTCCCATCGGTTTCGCTGTCTGCATCCTTAATGGGATTTGCGCTCGTATTTTCGCCGATCGTATTTCAACTGGGAAAACTATTTGCCAAGGCCAGCGATTGGTGCTCTCAAAACGCTCGGGATGATTGGAAAACCGTTCCTCTTTGTCTCCTGTTTTTCACTTTGCTCGGTGGGCTATCAACCTACTATCCATCGGTACTCGGCAACGGAAAAAGCCCTGCGGAGCTTGAATTTGACAGTCATATCGGTTTTTTCTACAGTTTAGGTCTGGTGTTGCTTCGCGTTTTAGCCCCATTATCCGCAAGCTACGCGGGCGCACAAGGAGGAAACTTAACCCCTGCGTTCGCCAACGGTGCCCTCTTCGGAGGAATCCTGGGAAGTGCCTGGCTTCATCTTTGGCCAGGCAGTTCCATTCATGCATTTGCACTGGTCTGCGCTTGCGGTTTTTTAGCAGCCTCTCAAAATTTACCCCTGACAGCGCTCGTCATGGCGCTGGAGTTTACCGATACACGGCTGGAAATGCTATTCCCTCTGGCCATTGTCACGCTTAGCGTACCACTAAGCCGTCAATACTTGAGATAA
- the ruvC gene encoding crossover junction endodeoxyribonuclease RuvC, whose protein sequence is MTRIVGIDPGSRKVGIGILEHHAQTRNVVVLHHQVLRLDLSTELPARLSELSFRLQEVLNEYKPDRAVLEDVFVGDHARSALILGQARGAVLAVLGLHRTPVTSIAARRVKQIITGQGNATKLQMGEMVRVLLKLPKRPAEDASDALALALTYIHFPVNASLALTDQPPKTSIRKGLYELAKSQGLVA, encoded by the coding sequence ATGACGCGCATTGTTGGAATCGATCCAGGTTCCAGAAAGGTTGGAATTGGTATTTTAGAGCACCACGCTCAGACTCGCAATGTGGTTGTGCTCCACCATCAAGTGCTTCGGCTGGATTTATCAACAGAACTCCCCGCTCGTCTGTCGGAACTGAGTTTTCGCCTGCAAGAAGTACTCAACGAGTACAAGCCCGACCGAGCCGTTTTGGAAGACGTGTTTGTTGGTGATCACGCCCGTTCAGCGTTAATTCTCGGACAGGCCCGCGGCGCCGTCCTTGCGGTTTTGGGTCTTCATCGCACCCCGGTCACCAGCATTGCCGCACGACGCGTCAAGCAAATCATTACCGGCCAAGGAAACGCAACCAAATTGCAGATGGGAGAAATGGTCCGGGTCTTGCTGAAGCTCCCTAAAAGACCCGCGGAAGATGCCTCGGATGCGCTGGCACTTGCACTGACTTACATCCATTTTCCAGTAAACGCGAGCCTTGCACTGACGGATCAGCCCCCAAAGACCTCCATTCGAAAAGGCTTGTACGAACTTGCAAAATCTCAGGGTTTGGTTGCTTAG
- a CDS encoding DUF1566 domain-containing protein yields MNLIFASIFFVLALSPNLLAWNLLGRRPVWLQDARTEAMRIGQQIRDSVQEVKPLLLSSAWVPLTRIGDDYIEQMAQRRKRMKELRQEIQRLSQIGKSSEALAAEEELLRLIELGALPEKLQKTGAWKARLDLTQPAVGELFSPAAKGPHSVPNLHLVPGMSEPSAPSKSLVVEMHQASQVEPETSTKGTSDHAAAHVTRTEAISVDPLKQARSWYLGPRESNEVPALEWELDRKGLKRMTFEEAQAYATSRSAEGWRLPTIWELKGLDLQRRVLGEDEDKGGYWSETGVVGYEGARWYLEAGAVRSSSANVSEAFRVRLVRAIVLMEASNARGVAHVAQTQPISVDPLRRADGWYTGPREPMEVPALEWELDGRNLKGMNSEEAEAYATSRSAAGWRLPTIWELEALYQQRTVLGKNDDQAWYWSDTFVIGEDGVRWYCDFENGDVGDDNDYNLGRVRLVRGASEEFCQNHPNS; encoded by the coding sequence ATGAATCTAATCTTTGCTTCTATCTTTTTTGTTCTTGCCCTATCTCCAAATTTACTAGCTTGGAATTTGTTGGGGCGTCGCCCTGTCTGGTTGCAAGATGCTCGAACTGAAGCGATGCGAATCGGTCAACAGATCCGAGACAGCGTTCAGGAGGTGAAGCCTCTTTTGCTGAGTTCGGCTTGGGTGCCGCTGACTCGCATCGGCGATGACTACATCGAACAGATGGCTCAACGGCGCAAGCGCATGAAAGAATTGCGGCAAGAGATTCAGAGACTGAGCCAGATAGGCAAATCTTCAGAGGCTTTGGCGGCTGAAGAGGAGCTTTTGCGATTGATCGAGCTGGGCGCCTTACCCGAAAAGCTTCAGAAGACAGGAGCTTGGAAGGCTAGATTGGATCTAACGCAGCCAGCAGTGGGTGAGCTATTTTCGCCTGCTGCTAAGGGTCCTCACTCGGTGCCGAACCTGCATCTGGTTCCTGGCATGAGTGAGCCATCGGCTCCGTCAAAGTCTTTAGTTGTAGAGATGCATCAAGCCTCTCAAGTCGAACCAGAGACTTCGACCAAAGGGACCTCAGACCATGCCGCCGCTCATGTCACTCGTACGGAGGCGATATCGGTGGATCCGCTTAAACAGGCAAGAAGCTGGTACCTTGGACCACGGGAGTCCAATGAGGTGCCTGCCCTCGAATGGGAACTTGATCGAAAGGGTCTGAAAAGAATGACTTTTGAAGAGGCGCAAGCTTACGCAACGAGTCGTTCGGCAGAAGGGTGGCGATTGCCGACGATTTGGGAATTGAAGGGGCTTGATTTGCAGCGTCGTGTGTTGGGAGAAGATGAGGATAAAGGAGGGTACTGGTCCGAAACAGGGGTCGTCGGTTATGAGGGCGCTCGTTGGTATCTCGAGGCTGGTGCTGTTCGCAGTAGCAGTGCTAATGTTTCAGAAGCTTTTCGAGTTCGCTTAGTGCGCGCTATCGTTCTAATGGAAGCTTCGAACGCGAGGGGAGTCGCTCATGTGGCTCAGACTCAGCCAATATCCGTGGATCCGCTCAGACGAGCAGATGGCTGGTATACGGGGCCGCGTGAGCCCATGGAAGTACCTGCCCTAGAGTGGGAATTGGATGGGAGGAATTTGAAAGGAATGAATTCTGAAGAGGCGGAGGCTTATGCAACGAGCCGCTCAGCAGCAGGGTGGCGATTGCCGACGATTTGGGAGTTAGAAGCGCTCTATCAGCAACGCACTGTGCTAGGGAAAAATGACGATCAGGCGTGGTATTGGTCCGACACGTTTGTTATTGGCGAAGATGGCGTTCGTTGGTACTGTGATTTTGAGAATGGTGATGTTGGCGACGATAACGACTACAACCTCGGTCGAGTTCGCTTAGTGCGTGGGGCTAGCGAAGAATTTTGCCAAAACCACCCTAATTCTTGA
- a CDS encoding FHA domain-containing protein, producing MDEATRTQAIHTKPAFLVDGSRHELPIGLYRVGRDPQSHLVLSDTSLSRLHFVVDVSPHQAQLIDVGSSNGTFVNRKKVRSIWLKNGDRIRIGDHSLLFSAPLFPASRLENSGIAEATTGPDLKSSGNIGIVSMLALMVAGASLFLQLLNREQFMQRQEAPFRWKHRKAKPATQSFAKTLDEQWLEALKDFKDGDEEKACASVRDLLKTLTKESLLKLKAQSFYERKCRL from the coding sequence ATGGACGAAGCAACACGGACTCAGGCAATCCATACCAAGCCAGCGTTTTTAGTCGACGGCTCGCGTCACGAACTGCCGATTGGGCTTTATCGAGTGGGGAGAGATCCTCAAAGTCATCTCGTTTTATCCGATACGAGCTTGAGCCGTCTTCACTTTGTGGTGGATGTATCCCCGCATCAGGCTCAGCTGATCGACGTTGGGTCTTCGAATGGTACCTTTGTGAATCGCAAAAAGGTTCGAAGCATTTGGCTGAAAAACGGTGATCGGATTCGGATTGGGGATCACAGTTTACTTTTTTCCGCTCCTTTGTTTCCTGCGAGCCGCCTTGAAAATTCGGGCATCGCAGAAGCAACAACCGGGCCTGATTTAAAATCAAGTGGGAATATCGGCATTGTCTCAATGCTGGCTTTGATGGTAGCAGGGGCCAGTTTGTTTTTGCAATTGTTAAACCGAGAGCAATTTATGCAACGACAGGAAGCTCCGTTTCGATGGAAGCATCGAAAGGCTAAGCCGGCAACGCAGTCTTTTGCTAAAACGTTGGATGAGCAATGGTTGGAAGCCCTGAAAGATTTTAAAGACGGGGACGAAGAAAAAGCCTGTGCATCGGTCCGTGACCTGTTAAAGACCCTGACGAAAGAGAGCCTTCTGAAACTCAAGGCACAGTCGTTTTACGAACGAAAGTGTCGCTTGTGA
- a CDS encoding glycerol kinase, with protein sequence MQFVLSIDQGTTGTTSVIADSNLRIVARQNVPFDQIFPKAGWVEHREEDVWNSVRCSVQRSLEQSGLKPSQIGAIGITNQRETTAIFDQNGTLQHPLIVWQCRRSLDICTELKNRGLEPRIREKTGLLLDPYFSGTKLTWLFRQYPSLRRFLFGTVDTWLLYKLSAGAVHATDATNASRTLLMNLKTCNWDPELCEMLEVPEAILPEIRSSQEVYAHTRGLDFLPDGIPIASLIGDQQSALYGLGCLKKGQAKATYGTGCFILLHTGTKPVASKHNLLTSIALKTQSETTYCLEASAFIAGAAIQWLRDGLGLIQEADELETLAKQVSDSSDLVFIPALTGLAAPYWKPEARGLFYGIGRDTKRAHFARAALEGIALLNQDMLQAMVEDSGTPIQFLRVDGGAASNDLLIQMQADLSNLTCLRSSFLDTTALGALLLAGQATGILQDSCFAQKFLENTTSFSPLLSEENRARLARKWAHAMGLLIRH encoded by the coding sequence ATGCAATTTGTTTTAAGCATTGACCAAGGAACAACAGGCACTACTTCGGTCATCGCGGATTCGAACTTGCGTATTGTCGCTCGACAAAACGTTCCTTTTGATCAGATATTTCCCAAGGCTGGTTGGGTAGAGCATCGAGAAGAAGATGTCTGGAATTCGGTTCGATGCTCGGTTCAACGTAGCCTAGAGCAGTCGGGCTTAAAGCCTTCTCAGATTGGGGCCATTGGCATTACCAACCAACGCGAAACGACGGCTATCTTTGATCAAAACGGCACCCTTCAACATCCTCTCATTGTTTGGCAATGTCGTCGCAGTCTCGACATCTGCACCGAACTAAAAAATCGCGGCTTAGAACCCCGAATTCGAGAAAAAACAGGGCTTCTCTTGGATCCTTATTTTTCCGGCACCAAATTAACCTGGTTGTTTCGACAATACCCCTCGCTGCGTCGGTTTTTATTTGGCACGGTAGACACCTGGTTACTTTACAAGTTGTCCGCTGGTGCTGTGCATGCCACAGATGCCACCAATGCGTCTCGAACGCTGCTGATGAACCTTAAGACCTGCAACTGGGATCCCGAACTCTGCGAAATGCTGGAAGTCCCTGAAGCGATTCTTCCAGAAATCCGGTCCAGCCAAGAAGTCTACGCGCATACCCGAGGCCTCGATTTCTTACCCGATGGAATTCCGATTGCCAGTCTGATTGGCGATCAACAAAGCGCTCTCTACGGTTTAGGTTGTCTCAAAAAAGGCCAAGCCAAAGCAACCTATGGAACAGGGTGTTTCATCTTGCTTCATACAGGAACCAAGCCAGTCGCCTCCAAGCACAATCTTTTAACCTCCATCGCGTTGAAAACCCAATCTGAAACCACTTACTGCTTGGAAGCTTCGGCTTTTATCGCTGGAGCGGCCATCCAGTGGCTGCGAGATGGCTTGGGCCTCATTCAAGAAGCCGATGAACTCGAAACGCTGGCGAAACAAGTGAGCGACAGTTCCGATCTAGTCTTTATACCGGCCTTAACCGGCCTGGCGGCCCCTTATTGGAAACCTGAAGCCAGAGGTCTCTTTTACGGAATCGGACGCGACACCAAACGCGCTCACTTTGCGAGAGCGGCTCTTGAAGGAATCGCTCTTTTAAATCAAGACATGCTTCAGGCCATGGTAGAAGATTCAGGGACCCCCATTCAGTTTCTCCGTGTCGATGGAGGAGCTGCTTCCAATGACTTGCTGATTCAAATGCAAGCTGATCTATCAAACCTGACCTGCCTACGCTCATCTTTCTTAGACACAACAGCTCTCGGGGCTTTGCTGCTCGCCGGACAAGCGACTGGAATCTTGCAAGATTCCTGCTTCGCACAAAAATTTCTCGAAAATACCACTTCTTTCTCCCCTCTTCTCTCTGAAGAAAATCGCGCTAGGCTGGCTCGAAAATGGGCCCATGCGATGGGTTTGCTGATCCGGCATTAG
- the rpmH gene encoding 50S ribosomal protein L34, with translation MKRTFQPSRIKLLRDHGFLARMATAGGRDVLKRRRAKGRKRLVPSAYQK, from the coding sequence ATGAAACGCACCTTCCAACCAAGCCGTATCAAATTGCTCCGGGATCATGGATTTTTGGCTCGCATGGCAACAGCGGGCGGACGGGATGTCCTAAAACGACGCAGAGCCAAAGGCCGTAAACGTTTGGTGCCATCTGCCTACCAAAAATAG
- the rnpA gene encoding ribonuclease P protein component has product MKKRHEFLRIQRSGHRYKTPNLVFISRYSKEPGRFGLTVAKNVGQAHVRNLVKRRLRHIARLRPYLFERQDIVILALPNAANASFQDLEKDIQLAHEGIRSSRRP; this is encoded by the coding sequence TTGAAAAAGCGTCATGAATTTTTGCGGATCCAGCGTTCGGGTCATCGCTATAAAACTCCCAATCTGGTATTCATTTCTCGCTATTCCAAAGAACCAGGCCGTTTTGGCCTTACCGTTGCTAAGAATGTTGGACAGGCGCACGTTCGAAACCTGGTCAAAAGGCGCTTAAGACACATCGCTCGTCTGAGGCCCTACCTGTTTGAGCGTCAAGATATCGTGATTCTTGCTCTTCCCAATGCGGCTAATGCCTCTTTTCAAGACTTAGAAAAGGACATACAACTCGCCCATGAAGGAATACGAAGTAGTCGTCGGCCTTGA
- the gatB gene encoding Asp-tRNA(Asn)/Glu-tRNA(Gln) amidotransferase subunit GatB codes for MKEYEVVVGLECHVQLLTQSKLFSPAKNQYGDEPNVNVDALDIALPGTLPVLNQKAVEFAVRLGLALGCEINTTSVFARKHYFYPDLPKGYQISQYDKPICGPGQLTFQTSEGPKTIGIERIHIEEDAGKNIHVEGGNSSYVDYNRAGTPLLEIVTRPDIRSAEEAMEAYRALRALVTYLGICDGNLQEGSMRADANVSIRPKGSTEFGTRTETKNLNSIKFLGQAVEFESRRQALELKAGHAIRQETRLWDSNRKESRALRSKEEAHDYRYFADPDLLPLILADGYVDEIDKNLPELPWQKQSRYQSELGLSAYDAGVLIVEKKIADYFESALRLHSHAKSVANWIINEMQLEPRITPSQLAELVRLIDEKAISGTIAKTIYEELIAHPEQSAEQIVDAKGLRMQRDTNQIQKLIEAICEQHPSEIQKYRSGKTQIFGFFVGQVMKQTQGKADPTLSSELLKKYLDRP; via the coding sequence ATGAAGGAATACGAAGTAGTCGTCGGCCTTGAATGCCACGTCCAGTTGCTCACCCAAAGCAAGCTTTTTTCTCCCGCTAAGAATCAGTATGGAGATGAGCCCAATGTGAACGTGGATGCCCTGGATATTGCTCTTCCAGGCACCTTGCCCGTCTTGAACCAAAAAGCAGTCGAATTCGCGGTTCGCCTGGGCCTTGCACTGGGTTGTGAAATTAATACGACCAGCGTTTTTGCCCGCAAACACTACTTCTACCCAGATCTCCCCAAAGGTTATCAAATCAGCCAGTACGACAAGCCTATCTGCGGACCCGGCCAACTGACTTTTCAAACCTCGGAAGGCCCCAAGACCATTGGAATCGAACGCATCCACATCGAAGAAGATGCGGGGAAGAACATTCACGTAGAAGGCGGGAACTCCAGTTATGTGGACTACAATCGAGCAGGCACCCCTCTTTTGGAAATCGTCACTCGCCCAGACATCCGATCCGCCGAAGAAGCCATGGAGGCCTATCGAGCCTTAAGAGCTTTGGTCACTTATTTGGGAATCTGCGATGGCAATCTTCAAGAAGGCTCCATGCGCGCAGACGCCAATGTATCGATTCGACCCAAAGGCTCGACGGAGTTTGGAACTCGAACCGAAACCAAAAACCTCAACTCCATCAAGTTTTTGGGTCAAGCGGTCGAATTCGAATCGCGAAGACAAGCTCTGGAACTGAAAGCTGGACATGCGATCCGACAAGAAACGCGACTATGGGATTCCAACCGCAAAGAATCTCGAGCTTTACGAAGCAAAGAAGAAGCTCACGACTACCGTTATTTTGCAGACCCGGATCTTCTTCCACTCATCTTAGCGGATGGTTATGTCGATGAAATTGATAAAAATTTACCCGAACTTCCATGGCAAAAACAAAGCCGTTACCAATCCGAACTTGGATTATCTGCCTACGACGCCGGTGTATTGATCGTTGAGAAAAAAATCGCAGATTACTTTGAATCAGCGCTTCGCTTGCACAGCCATGCCAAAAGCGTTGCGAACTGGATCATTAACGAAATGCAACTTGAGCCCCGTATCACCCCCTCTCAACTGGCTGAACTGGTGCGCCTCATCGATGAAAAAGCAATTTCAGGTACCATCGCTAAAACCATTTACGAAGAACTCATTGCGCACCCTGAGCAGTCCGCGGAACAAATCGTAGACGCAAAAGGTCTACGCATGCAACGTGACACGAACCAGATTCAAAAACTCATCGAAGCCATTTGTGAGCAACACCCCTCTGAAATCCAGAAATATCGATCTGGAAAAACGCAAATTTTTGGATTCTTTGTCGGTCAAGTCATGAAACAGACTCAAGGCAAAGCAGACCCAACGCTGAGCTCAGAACTTCTCAAAAAATATTTGGATAGACCATGA
- a CDS encoding efflux RND transporter periplasmic adaptor subunit produces MKALCFLLFGLAAQAELPPKKIELFRVSSAPFVQTIALIGTLKAKQEVVLISKASGILSPVTPEGSQVKKGALLARLDQDSSLRKSLQDASTQLKNQKNKLERAQKLYHQGDFSLKDLESAQNDFASTRKSYRELEFRLSDSELRAPFNGTCGLFRAEAGSYVSAGSAIVTVYDAQSFTLYFSVPESLLPSMRIGLPVSVQGNSGRITSFENRLNPQTQVAYAKAELDSCTGCTIGTKVSVSIALPNKTHSISAPLESVFLKGGTSYVYRVVHQKALLTPVKTGERSKNRIEILSGLKMGDEIVLRGTRRLNHDDSVY; encoded by the coding sequence ATGAAAGCCTTGTGTTTTCTCCTTTTTGGCTTAGCTGCTCAAGCAGAGCTTCCTCCCAAAAAAATCGAACTCTTTCGAGTCTCGAGCGCGCCGTTTGTTCAGACTATTGCGCTCATCGGAACTCTCAAAGCCAAGCAAGAGGTGGTCTTAATTTCCAAAGCTTCAGGCATTCTATCGCCTGTCACTCCGGAGGGTTCTCAAGTCAAGAAAGGAGCCTTGCTCGCTCGATTGGATCAGGATTCAAGCCTTCGGAAATCGCTGCAAGATGCCAGCACTCAACTTAAAAACCAGAAAAATAAGTTGGAGCGAGCTCAAAAACTCTACCATCAAGGCGACTTTAGCTTAAAAGATCTGGAAAGCGCCCAGAATGATTTTGCAAGCACTCGAAAGTCTTATCGAGAACTTGAGTTTCGCTTATCCGACAGCGAATTGAGAGCTCCTTTTAACGGAACCTGCGGATTGTTTCGAGCCGAAGCGGGCAGCTACGTCTCGGCGGGCTCTGCGATTGTCACCGTTTACGATGCGCAATCTTTCACGCTCTATTTCTCCGTACCCGAATCTCTGCTGCCCTCGATGCGAATCGGGTTACCCGTATCGGTTCAAGGCAACTCAGGGCGCATCACTTCTTTCGAAAATCGACTGAATCCCCAAACGCAAGTTGCTTATGCCAAGGCAGAATTAGACTCGTGCACAGGTTGCACCATCGGAACCAAAGTGTCGGTCTCGATCGCATTGCCCAACAAAACCCACTCGATCTCGGCCCCGCTCGAGTCCGTGTTTCTGAAAGGCGGTACTTCCTATGTGTACCGTGTCGTCCATCAAAAAGCACTTTTAACCCCCGTCAAGACGGGTGAACGTTCTAAAAATCGGATTGAAATCTTATCAGGTCTAAAAATGGGCGATGAAATTGTGCTTCGTGGCACCCGAAGATTAAATCATGACGACTCTGTTTATTAA